The following coding sequences are from one Epilithonimonas vandammei window:
- a CDS encoding phosphoenolpyruvate carboxylase: MLNDQKIEKFRQIVENKFQIYNSLFMSLPYDKMTNIGMLLPFLYEESKEGYQLGKSPEEIVEDFFQKHTELKTEEQKTELLFKIIQYIERQVVLFDSIEDAAFQQLHSESDSGTVLNLYERASQEHHLNAIRQKMDDFAIKIVFTAHPTQFYPNAVQRIIHDLRDAIINDSVTQIDMLLQQLGKTPFVNKERPTPLDEAMSIIYYLRYVYYQSIGELYKKIKQIFGTSNFTPSPDIIQLGFWPGGDRDGNPFVTADITLKVAEELRISILKDYYGHLKIVSRRLSFLGVSDVLEKLSKQLYASIFQKDAMISAQEIISQLDEAEKILVKQHNGLFRDILDDYRDRVKIFGTHFATLDIRQDSRIHQKVMDDIFSKVSGNSADSKTADEKIDYLLDSDAVLNPDDFEDEMTCETLKSIYNIKTIQENNGERGMHRYIISNSDEVKDVMNVYVMMKLCGYAPENINIDIVPLFETMEGLDRSLEVMQTLYHHTVYQKHLAKRNNKQVIMLGFSDGTKDGGYLKANWQIYTAKEKLTKLSEENGIKVVFFDGRGGPPARGGGKTHDFYASQGNTIANNQIELTIQGQTITSVFGNKDQAKFNFEQLLTAGVENDVFKSVKKDLNEKERSLISELADISYKKYSDLKAHPMFVPYLQEMSTLEYYGRTNIGSRPSKRGAGSELKFEDLRAIPFVGSWSQLKQNVPGFFGFGFALKALKAQGRFDEIIALYKGSDFFKTLVLNSMMSMNKTYFPLTYYMRNNPKFGEFWNILFAEFELSKAMMLELTGYKILMQEEPINRKSIKIREKIVLPLLSIQQYALMKIQKNEGDRETYEKLVMRSLFGNINASRNSA; encoded by the coding sequence ATGCTAAACGATCAAAAAATTGAAAAATTCAGGCAAATTGTAGAAAATAAATTTCAAATCTACAATTCACTCTTCATGAGTTTGCCTTATGATAAAATGACCAATATTGGGATGCTTCTTCCGTTTCTTTACGAAGAAAGCAAAGAAGGTTATCAGCTGGGAAAATCTCCCGAAGAAATTGTTGAAGACTTTTTCCAGAAACACACGGAACTGAAGACAGAGGAGCAGAAAACAGAGTTGCTGTTTAAGATAATTCAATATATAGAAAGGCAAGTTGTGCTTTTCGACAGTATAGAAGATGCAGCTTTCCAACAATTGCATTCTGAGAGTGACTCCGGAACGGTTCTTAATCTTTATGAAAGAGCATCGCAGGAACATCATCTTAATGCTATCCGCCAAAAAATGGATGACTTTGCCATTAAAATAGTGTTTACGGCTCACCCAACACAATTTTATCCTAATGCTGTACAAAGGATTATTCACGATTTGAGGGATGCTATCATCAATGATTCTGTAACTCAAATTGATATGTTACTTCAGCAGCTTGGGAAAACACCTTTTGTTAATAAGGAAAGACCAACACCTTTGGATGAGGCCATGAGCATTATTTATTATCTTAGGTATGTTTATTACCAAAGTATTGGAGAGCTTTATAAAAAGATAAAGCAGATTTTCGGGACTTCCAACTTCACGCCAAGTCCGGACATCATTCAGCTCGGTTTTTGGCCTGGCGGGGACAGAGATGGTAATCCTTTCGTAACAGCGGATATAACGCTTAAAGTAGCTGAGGAACTCAGAATATCAATCCTGAAAGATTATTACGGTCACTTGAAAATTGTGAGCAGACGGCTAAGTTTCCTGGGGGTTTCCGACGTTTTGGAAAAACTTAGTAAACAATTATATGCATCTATTTTTCAGAAAGATGCCATGATTTCTGCACAGGAGATCATTTCACAATTGGACGAAGCAGAAAAAATTCTAGTTAAGCAACATAATGGCCTTTTCAGAGATATTCTTGATGATTATAGAGATAGAGTGAAAATTTTTGGAACTCATTTTGCGACTTTAGATATACGCCAAGACAGCAGGATTCATCAGAAGGTAATGGATGATATTTTTTCCAAAGTTTCCGGCAATTCTGCAGACTCTAAAACAGCAGATGAAAAAATAGATTACTTACTAGATTCTGATGCAGTTCTTAATCCTGATGATTTTGAGGATGAAATGACCTGCGAAACACTGAAGAGTATATACAATATCAAGACAATTCAGGAAAATAATGGTGAACGAGGAATGCACCGTTACATCATCTCAAATTCTGATGAGGTTAAGGATGTGATGAATGTTTATGTAATGATGAAACTCTGTGGCTATGCACCAGAAAACATAAACATAGACATTGTTCCGCTTTTTGAGACTATGGAAGGACTGGACAGATCTTTAGAAGTGATGCAAACTCTTTATCATCACACAGTCTATCAGAAACACCTTGCTAAAAGAAATAACAAACAGGTGATTATGCTGGGCTTTTCAGATGGAACCAAGGATGGTGGCTATTTGAAAGCCAATTGGCAAATCTATACAGCTAAAGAAAAACTTACTAAGCTATCAGAAGAAAATGGGATAAAAGTTGTTTTCTTCGATGGAAGAGGTGGCCCACCAGCCCGAGGCGGTGGAAAGACACATGATTTTTATGCCTCACAAGGTAATACGATTGCCAATAATCAAATTGAGCTAACAATACAAGGTCAGACCATTACTAGTGTGTTTGGAAATAAAGATCAGGCTAAGTTCAATTTTGAGCAGTTGCTTACAGCTGGAGTAGAGAATGATGTTTTCAAAAGCGTTAAAAAAGACCTGAACGAAAAAGAAAGATCTTTGATCTCAGAACTTGCTGATATAAGTTATAAAAAATATTCTGACCTGAAAGCGCACCCCATGTTTGTTCCTTATTTGCAAGAGATGAGCACTTTAGAGTATTATGGAAGAACCAATATTGGAAGCCGTCCCAGCAAGCGAGGCGCGGGATCTGAACTGAAATTTGAGGATTTGCGAGCCATTCCTTTTGTAGGGTCTTGGTCACAGTTGAAACAGAATGTTCCTGGATTTTTCGGTTTCGGCTTTGCCTTGAAAGCCCTAAAAGCGCAAGGCAGATTCGATGAAATCATAGCTCTTTACAAAGGTTCTGATTTTTTCAAAACCCTAGTTCTTAATTCTATGATGAGTATGAACAAAACTTATTTTCCGCTAACTTACTATATGCGTAATAATCCAAAATTCGGTGAGTTTTGGAATATACTCTTTGCCGAATTCGAATTATCCAAAGCGATGATGCTGGAACTCACGGGCTACAAAATCCTGATGCAGGAAGAACCAATTAACCGAAAATCTATTAAAATCAGGGAAAAAATCGTACTTCCATTACTTAGCATTCAGCAATATGCACTAATGAAAATCCAAAAAAACGAAGGCGACAGGGAAACTTATGAAAAACTAGTCATGCGTTCATTATTTGGAAATATCAACGCAAGTAGAAATTCTGCATAG
- a CDS encoding HRDC domain-containing protein, with protein sequence MNAKLVADEINYWSVLIYYNNKKNTVISSKTTVISESELSEKEKIIYNKLKDWRADKAREAQLPAYIIFHNTHLMSIARHKPCTLDDLENVNGIEKRKVEKFGIEILEVLENA encoded by the coding sequence ATGAATGCAAAACTCGTTGCTGATGAAATTAATTATTGGTCGGTTTTGATTTATTACAACAACAAAAAGAATACGGTAATTTCTAGTAAAACTACAGTGATTTCAGAATCTGAACTTTCGGAAAAAGAAAAGATTATTTACAATAAGCTAAAAGATTGGCGTGCAGATAAGGCAAGAGAAGCCCAATTGCCAGCTTATATCATTTTTCATAATACGCATCTGATGTCTATTGCAAGACATAAACCTTGCACTTTGGACGATTTAGAAAATGTAAACGGAATCGAAAAGCGTAAGGTAGAGAAATTTGGTATAGAAATTCTCGAGGTTTTAGAAAATGCATAA
- a CDS encoding single-stranded DNA-binding protein, which produces MSLRNKVTLIGHTGKEVEVFNFENGTKKATVSLATSDYYINAAGERVEETQWHNLIAFGKVVDILEKYVPKGKEIAIEGKLTYRSYDDKDGTKRFVTEIRIDELVLLGSNK; this is translated from the coding sequence ATGTCTTTAAGAAACAAAGTGACGCTTATTGGTCACACAGGTAAAGAAGTAGAAGTTTTCAATTTCGAAAACGGAACTAAAAAAGCAACCGTTAGCCTTGCAACAAGTGATTATTATATCAATGCTGCGGGCGAAAGAGTAGAAGAGACGCAATGGCACAATCTCATTGCATTTGGAAAAGTCGTAGATATTTTGGAAAAGTATGTTCCAAAAGGAAAGGAAATAGCAATAGAAGGAAAACTGACTTACAGATCGTATGATGACAAAGATGGCACAAAAAGATTTGTGACAGAAATCAGAATAGATGAATTGGTTCTTTTGGGATCTAATAAATAA
- a CDS encoding DUF2116 family Zn-ribbon domain-containing protein — METLTCPECGDKIIGRSDKKFCSDACRNAFNNKQNKTTTNLMRNINNKLRKNYRILSENNTDGKTKLTRSKMEAAGFDFDYITQIITYKNGSQYFFIYDKGYKILDKEWILIVDRK, encoded by the coding sequence ATGGAAACTCTAACCTGCCCAGAATGTGGCGATAAAATTATCGGGCGTTCGGATAAAAAATTCTGTTCCGATGCTTGCAGAAATGCATTTAACAATAAACAGAATAAAACCACCACAAATCTGATGCGGAATATCAATAACAAGCTTCGCAAAAATTACCGGATTCTTTCTGAAAATAATACAGACGGCAAAACAAAATTGACCAGAAGCAAAATGGAAGCTGCAGGATTTGACTTCGATTATATCACACAAATCATTACCTATAAAAATGGTTCTCAGTATTTTTTTATTTATGATAAGGGATATAAAATTTTAGATAAGGAATGGATTCTTATTGTAGACCGGAAATAA
- a CDS encoding MBL fold metallo-hydrolase → MFKYFAVAGIIILILIMANHPIFGGTIKGKRLERIKKSPNYKDGVFQNLSLTPSLAEGFTMRKVLWEFLTDKTPNKVPNKKIPSTKTDLKNQKLGDNFLVWMGHSSYYFQLSGKRFLVDPVLSGNASPIPGTTKSFAGTDFYTTDDFPEIDFLIISHDHYDHLDYKTIKELKPKIKTVICGLGVGAHFERWGFDENQIIELDWYDNRNLADDFKITSTPARHFSGRLFKRNTTLWSSYVLEFPGKKIFIGGDSGYDIHFKKIGETFGPFDWAILENGQYNEKWKYIHTLPEEFGKVVNDLNAKNIFPVHSGKFALAQHAWNEPLEKVKQNSLGKNYRLCTPMIGEKLNLDDESQTFSEWWK, encoded by the coding sequence ATGTTCAAATATTTTGCTGTTGCCGGGATTATTATCCTGATTTTAATTATGGCTAACCATCCTATTTTTGGGGGAACTATAAAAGGAAAACGCTTGGAACGCATCAAAAAATCTCCAAATTATAAAGATGGTGTTTTTCAGAATCTAAGCCTCACGCCATCTCTGGCAGAAGGTTTTACGATGAGAAAAGTTCTATGGGAGTTTTTAACAGACAAAACACCGAACAAGGTTCCAAACAAAAAAATTCCCAGTACGAAAACCGATTTGAAAAACCAAAAACTGGGCGATAATTTTCTGGTTTGGATGGGACATTCTTCTTATTACTTTCAACTTTCGGGGAAGCGATTTTTAGTCGATCCTGTTCTAAGTGGCAACGCTTCTCCAATTCCCGGAACTACTAAAAGTTTTGCAGGAACAGATTTTTACACTACCGACGATTTCCCAGAAATAGATTTTCTGATTATTTCTCACGATCATTACGATCATTTGGATTATAAAACTATCAAAGAGCTGAAACCAAAAATTAAAACTGTTATTTGCGGTTTGGGTGTTGGCGCCCATTTTGAGCGTTGGGGTTTTGATGAAAATCAAATCATAGAGCTCGATTGGTATGATAACAGGAATCTGGCCGATGACTTTAAAATAACCTCTACTCCAGCCCGGCATTTTTCTGGCCGCCTGTTTAAGAGAAACACCACCCTTTGGTCTTCTTATGTTCTAGAATTCCCTGGTAAAAAAATCTTCATCGGTGGCGACAGCGGTTATGATATTCATTTTAAAAAAATTGGCGAAACTTTTGGACCTTTTGACTGGGCAATTTTAGAAAATGGCCAGTACAATGAAAAATGGAAATACATCCACACTTTGCCAGAAGAGTTTGGAAAAGTAGTGAATGATCTTAATGCAAAAAATATCTTTCCGGTGCACTCGGGTAAGTTTGCTCTTGCGCAGCACGCCTGGAACGAACCTCTGGAAAAAGTAAAGCAAAACAGTTTGGGTAAAAACTACCGACTTTGTACCCCAATGATTGGTGAGAAGCTGAATTTGGATGATGAATCACAAACATTTTCTGAGTGGTGGAAATAA
- a CDS encoding peptidylprolyl isomerase, translated as MSKYTKYLFLLSVIVFLVSGKLSAQLTKGQLIDGIAAVIGDEIILESDIEDQANYAKQQGTNVGNKCEFMESILNNKLLIYEAKKDTLIENRSAAIKEMAGNKYNQILGQFPDEKAMLAAYKFRTSYEMKNAIEKIDADNYYGQQKYARITEKADVTPNEVTDFYNKFKFQLPNVKDEVSLSKISMYPKLSESHRKEIIDKLKKIKQDIKNGDSFENLARIYSEDEGSAAVGGLYKNINMGQMVKPFEAAALNLQEGDISDPVESEFGFHLIQLVKRNGKKYDARHILIKSTPNAEELTSAKKELDSIRTLILEKKITFKDAAYKYSDDKSNKFSAGIMTNNQDGSDKLEKLSLDPTISYQIAGLKKNDITDPFQQEDQQKRKMISIVQVNDIIDAHQLELATDYERIKDMALNKKKNEIVEKWVNAKIPSLFISLDNKYKDCNFHSNWQKNSVVTTK; from the coding sequence ATGTCAAAATACACAAAATACCTTTTTTTACTATCGGTAATCGTTTTCTTGGTAAGCGGAAAATTATCGGCACAGTTGACAAAAGGGCAGTTAATAGACGGTATAGCAGCTGTTATTGGAGATGAAATAATTCTGGAATCCGATATAGAAGATCAGGCTAATTATGCGAAGCAGCAGGGGACCAATGTTGGAAATAAATGTGAATTTATGGAAAGCATCCTTAATAACAAACTTCTCATTTACGAAGCTAAAAAAGATACGCTTATTGAAAACAGAAGTGCGGCAATCAAGGAAATGGCTGGCAATAAATATAACCAGATCTTGGGACAGTTTCCGGATGAAAAAGCGATGTTGGCAGCTTACAAATTCAGAACATCTTATGAGATGAAAAATGCGATCGAAAAAATTGATGCGGATAATTATTACGGGCAGCAGAAATATGCAAGAATAACTGAGAAAGCAGATGTAACGCCTAACGAGGTTACAGATTTTTATAATAAGTTCAAATTTCAGTTGCCAAATGTAAAAGATGAAGTGTCTCTTTCCAAGATCAGTATGTATCCGAAACTTTCTGAATCTCACAGAAAGGAAATCATTGATAAACTGAAAAAAATCAAACAAGATATCAAAAATGGAGACAGTTTTGAAAATCTTGCCAGAATTTATTCCGAAGATGAAGGCTCTGCCGCTGTTGGTGGTCTTTACAAAAATATCAATATGGGACAGATGGTAAAACCTTTCGAAGCGGCTGCGCTTAACCTTCAGGAAGGTGATATTTCGGATCCTGTAGAATCTGAATTTGGATTTCATCTTATTCAGTTGGTTAAGAGAAATGGTAAAAAATATGATGCTAGACATATTCTTATAAAAAGTACGCCCAATGCAGAAGAACTTACATCTGCCAAAAAAGAACTTGACAGCATCAGAACTCTAATCCTGGAAAAGAAAATAACTTTTAAGGATGCTGCTTATAAATATTCCGATGATAAAAGCAATAAGTTCAGTGCGGGAATTATGACCAATAATCAGGATGGTTCGGACAAATTGGAAAAACTAAGTCTGGATCCAACAATTTCTTATCAGATTGCCGGACTTAAAAAGAATGATATCACAGATCCTTTCCAGCAGGAAGATCAGCAGAAAAGGAAAATGATCAGCATTGTTCAGGTAAATGATATTATTGATGCACACCAGCTGGAACTAGCTACAGATTATGAAAGAATCAAAGATATGGCTCTTAATAAGAAGAAAAATGAGATTGTAGAAAAATGGGTTAATGCAAAAATTCCTTCATTGTTCATCTCATTGGATAATAAATATAAGGACTGCAACTTCCACAGTAACTGGCAGAAAAATTCTGTTGTAACTACGAAATAG